A genome region from Megalobrama amblycephala isolate DHTTF-2021 linkage group LG16, ASM1881202v1, whole genome shotgun sequence includes the following:
- the n4bp2l2 gene encoding NEDD4-binding protein 2-like 2, whose translation MPNVNTSKSTYPPDGGNVEEPYKTTPQICSDGVRVTKSSNTQTEFAYLPDESHFKTQQGVDPDGRQLDPSTQIQTDANVKKVNACSKESTSQTDRDRVIRKLGVTSTAFIGPTCRPDPSIEQELCEFYKELEEVDKVDGDANTKSVEEHGRHSSRNPKSNLSNRTSSPVVVTDHGRAYRPYPDPHERNQNGNHPKGWRPRLQWNTDNFGGGGHPEPWYPPPPWVHPDPRIQFVPPPTSGGPIMYPPDTRPQENFHGYNNSRGPWEGPPLPSNRWHERSSFQSHEHPGFSEEYDTLLSHWQQHDHEKDQYQHLELILLRGVPGSGKSSLARELLSTGPNGVILSTDDYFFQDNRYVFDSALLGDAHDWNQKRAEQAMLEGCSPVIIDNTNVKAWEMKPYVEMALKNGYRVDFFEPDTPWKYDPAELEKRNKHGVPRETIAKMLDGFEWPMNVDIVMNSVVPPHKNKGH comes from the exons aTGCCAAATGTGAACACCAGTAAATCTACTTATCCACCTGACGGTGGAAATGTAGAGGAACCATATAAAACCACACCACAGATTTGCTCAGATGGTGTCAGAGTGACTAAATCATCCAATACTCAAACTGAATTTGCTTATTTACCTGATGAAAGTCATTTCAAGACTCAACAGGGTGTTGATCCAGATGGCAGACAACTGGATCCTTCAACACAAATACAAACAGACGCTAATGTGAAAAAAGTTAACGCATGTTCGAAAGAGAGTACAAGCCAAACAGACAGAGATCGTGTCATTAGAAAGTTGGGTGTCACTAGTACTGCATTTATTGGGCCCACTTGTCGCCCTGATCCTTCTATCGAGCAGGAGCTTTGTGAATTTTACAAAGAGCTTGAGGAAGTAGATAAGGTTGATGGCGATGCCAACACCAAATCGGTTGAAGAGCATGGCCGCCATTCATCCAGAAATCCCAAAAGCAACCTATCAAACAGGACAAGCAGTCCTGTTGTTGTAACTGATCACGGTAGAGCCTACAGACCCTACCCAGATCCACATGAACGGAACCAAAACGGGAACCATCCAAAGGGATGGAGACCTCGCTTACAATGGAATACGGATAACTTTGGTGGAGGAGGACATCCGGAGCCATGGTATCCACCTCCACCATGGGTTCATCCAGACCCAAGGATTCAGTTCGTCCCTCCCCCAACCTCTGGAGGTCCAATCATGTATCCTCCAGACACGAGACCTCAGGAGAACTTCCACGGTTACAATAACAGCAGGGGCCCATGGGAAGGGCCACCATTACCTTCAAACAGATGGCATGAACGTAGCAGTTTCCAGTCACATGAGCATCCTGGATTCTCTGAGGAATATGACACACTATTATCACACTGGCAGCAGCACGATCATGAAAAAGACCAATATCAACATTTGGAGCTCATATTGTTGAGGGGAGTCCCGGGATCTGGAAAATCCTCTTTGGCCAG AGAGCTCCTGTCCACTGGTCCCAATGGAGTAATATTGAGCACAGATGACTACTTTTTCCAAGACAACAGATATGTTTTCGATTCTGCTCTGCTTGGGGATGCACATGACTGGAATCAGAAGAGAG CTGAACAGGCGATGTTGGAGGGCTGCTCACCTGTTATCATCGACAACACTAATGTCAAAGCCTGGGAGATGAAGCCTTATGTTGAAATG GCTTTAAAGAACGGATACAGAGTGGACTTTTTTGAGCCAGATACCCCCTGGAAATATGATCCTGCTGAGTTAGAAAA GAGGAACAAGCACGGAGTCCCTCGAGAAACAATAGCAAAGATGCTGGATGGTTTCGAGTGGCCGATGAATGTTGACATTGTGATGAATTCTGTGGTGCCTCCCCATAAAAACAAAGGCCATTAA
- the mmp13b gene encoding LOW QUALITY PROTEIN: collagenase 3 (The sequence of the model RefSeq protein was modified relative to this genomic sequence to represent the inferred CDS: deleted 1 base in 1 codon) — MERTAVVLLLIAAHALAKPISSEEKDDVLLAERYLRRYYGMPAGLQGERKTSDVMSKKIREMQEFFKLEVTGKLDDDTLEIMEMARCGVPDVAEYNHFPRDLKWKTTDVTFRILNYTPDLKKADVDRAVRNAFNVWSRVTPLKFKKLYEGNADIMISFGAREHGDFNPFDGPEGLLAHAYPPGNGIGGDTHFDEDETWTKDFHAFNLFLVAAHEFGHALGMAHSSDPGSLMYPVYTYGKGYPLAEDDIKGIQSLYGENPNHGKVNPKPDAPSKCDPELSFDAVTELRGETIIFKDRFYWRLHAQMPEPEQNLIKNTWPEIPNKVDAAYENPEKDFVIIFSGIKMWALNGYNLVDGYPKYIHKLGLPKTVRKIDAAVNIRDTGKTLLFVDEEYWSYDEQTGTMDSGYPRSIEENFPGIGDEVDAAAYHYGYLYFYHDHLQFEYSFASRKVMRIMRANSILGC; from the exons ATGGAGCGCACAGCTGTGGTATTGTTGTTGATCGCTGCACACGCTTTAGCAAAACCGATTTCAAGTGAGGAGAAAGACGATGTGTTGTTAGCTGAG cgatATCTTCGAAGGTACTATGGCATGCCGGCCGGTCTCCagggagaaagaaaaacatctgATGTCATGAGCAAGAAAATTCGAGAGATGCAAGAGTTTTTTAAGTTGGAAGTGACGGGAAAGCTGGACGATGACACTTTGGAGATAATGGAAATGGCTCGCTGCGGAGTTCCAGATGTGGCCGAATATAATCACTTTCCACGAGACCTCAAATGGAAAACCACAGATGTGACcttcag GATTCTGAACTACACTCCTGACCTCAAGAAGGCGGATGTGGACAGAGCCGTTCGCAACGCTTTTAATGTCTGGAGCAGGGTGACTCCACTGAAGTTTAAGAAACTGTATGAGGGAAATGCTGATATCATGATCAGCTTTGGAGCAAGAG AACATGGAGACTTCAACCCGTTTGATGGACCGGAGGGGCTTCTTGCTCATGCTTATCCCCCTGGAAATGGCATTGGTGGTGATACACACTTTGATGAGGATGAAACATGGACCAAAGACTTTCACG CATTCAATCTTTTCTTGGTCGCGGCCCACGAGTTTGGTCATGCTCTTGGtatggcccattcctctgaccCTGGGTCACTGATGTACCCGGTGTACACCTACGGCAAGGGTTACCCTCTCGCTGAGGATGACATTAAGGGGATCCAGTCTCTCTATG GTGAAAACCCAAACCACGGAAAAGTCAATCCCAAACCCGACGCTCCAAGCAAGTGTGACCCTGAACTGAGTTTTGATGCTGTCACTGAACTCCGTGGAGAGACAATCATTTTCAAAGACAG GTTTTACTGGCGGCTACATGCACAAATGCCTGAGCCTGAACAAAACCTCATTAAAAATACCTGGCCTGAAATACCAAACAAAGTAGATGCTGCCTATGAGAACCCAGAGAAAGAT TTCGTCATCATATTCAGTG GTATCAAAATGTGGGCTCTCAATGGCTACAATCTAGTTGATGGCTATCCAAAATACATCCACAAACTGGGTCTCCCGAAAACTGTCCGCAAAATAGATGCAGCTGTTAACATCCGAGATACGGGCAAGACTCTACTTTTCGTAGATGAGGAATACTGGAG TTATGATGAGCAGACAGGCACCATGGATAGTGGATACCCACGATCCATTGAGGAAAACTTTCCCGGAATTGGAGATGAAGTGGATGCTGCTGCTTATCATTATG GATATTTATACTTCTACCATGATCATTTGCAGTTTGAATACAGTTTCGCCTCACGGAAAGTCATGCGCATCATGAGGGCCAACTCTATTCTCGGTTGTTGA